A portion of the Eulemur rufifrons isolate Redbay chromosome 30, OSU_ERuf_1, whole genome shotgun sequence genome contains these proteins:
- the LOC138378445 gene encoding protein BEX1: MESKEEQAVKNISMENAQMKREEKEEKEQVANKGGDPLVLPLGAGEYCVPRGNRRRFRVRQPILQYRWDMMHRLGEPQARMREENMERIGEEMRQLMEKLREKQLSHSLRAVSTDPPHHDHHDEFCLMP, from the coding sequence ATGGAATCCAAAGAAGAGCAGGCCGTAAAAAATATCAGCATGGAAAATGCCCAAATGAAACgcgaagaaaaggaagaaaaggagcaaGTTGCTAATAAAGGAGGGGATCCCTTGGTCCTCCCTTTGGGAGCTGGTGAATACTGTGTGCCTAGAGGAAATCGTAGGCGGTTCCGTGTTAGGCAGCCCATCCTGCAGTATAGATGGGACATGATGCATAGGCTTGGAGAGCCACAGGCAAGGATGAGAGAAGAGAATATGGAGAGGATTGGGGAGGAGATGAGACAGCtgatggaaaaactgagggaAAAGCAGCTGAGTCATAGTCTGCGGGCAGTTAGCACTGACCCCCCTCACCATGACCACCATGATGAGTTTTGCCTTATGCCCTGA